The Rubripirellula amarantea genome includes the window ATTGTGTAACGAAACTGCATGGATACGTCCTTCATACGACGGTGAGTTAAAGCTATCGAGCGACGCACATGCGATAACTGTTTCCGCGGTGACATCGCTGCATCGCAGTGTAGCTTTTGCGTGTCGAACGTTCTTCTGATTCGATGAAAATCGTGCGTCAGGGCAACACGATCGCGTGTCAAGAATGTTATCGTGTGTCGGGAATGAAGAAAGGCAGTACCTTAGGTCGCCTGTGTTCTAAATATCTGTTTTGGGTCTGCTTTAATGAAATCTCTGCGTGTTGCGTCGGTGCAGTTCAACCATCAACCCGGCGACAAGAACGCCAACTTATCCACCATGCGAGGTTATATCGAAGCGGCCGCCGGGGAAGGTGCGGAAGTTGTTTGCTTCCCGGAATGTTGCGTATCGGGCTATTGGCATTTGCGTCATTTGAGTGCAGTCGAGTTGGCTGAACTAGCAGAGCCGATTCCCAACGGTCCAACCTCGAAGCAGCTTTTGAACTGGTCTCAGGAGTTCAATATCTGCATCGGTGCGGGATTAGTCGAGATCGATGACGCGGGAAACTTGTACAACTCGTATGTCGTCACGACTCCCGAAGGACAAACCCACTGTCATCGCAAGTTGCACTGCTTTATCAGCGAGCATATGCAATCGGGCGATGCTTACACGATCTTTGAATTGCCTGGCGGTTGGCGAACGGCAATCCTCATTTGTTACGACAACAACATCCCTGAAAACGCGAGGATGTGTGCGCTGGCGGGGGCCGAGCTGATCCTAGCACCCCATCAAACTGGTGGATGTAACTCGGGAAGTCCGTTTGCCATGAGCCCCATTGATCGTGAAGTTTGGGACGCTCGCGAAAGTCAGCCTGACAAGATCCACGCCGAGATTACCGGTGACAAAGGACGTGGATGGTTGATGCGTTGGTTGCCCGCGCGTGCCCATGACAACGGAGTGTTCTACGTATTTAGCAACGGTGTCGGGCCGGACGACGACGAGGTTCGAACCGGGAATGCAATGATCCTAGACCCCTATGGACGGATCATCGTGGAGACCAGCAAGGCGGGTGACGACATGGTGATCGCAGATTTGGATGGTTCCCTTCGCGATCGCTCGACCGGAGTACGCTGGATGCGTTCTCGACGTCCCGAGCTGTACCAAGCGATCGCCACCCGACGCGGCGACGAACAACCGACTCGTGCAGTCCGCTTCGACCACTCGTGAAGCTGTGGATGGAAATCACTGTTCGCAAGCCGGTTGAAGATGGACTCACGCCAAGTCGAGTCGCTTAATATCAAGTCGCGCGAGTACTCATCGCCCAATATCACAGACTAGTGTTGATGGTGAGTCTCAAACCCGTTCTTGCTTAGCCATTGGACCAATTCGTCAGCAGAAGCGTGGTCGTTGAGATGAACAGCTCGCCAAGTCGGCGCCCGGAACGCAATGTCGGAATGGTCGCCATGCTGATCGACTTGCACTTCGACACCCAGGCGTTGCAACATTGCGATGTACTGTTTTTCTTCAGCCGAGCCGTCACCATGCATTTGACGCCATTGAACTAAACGCAGTTGCACTGGCTCGGGACCTTGAGTGAACTCCGCATCAAGATGAGCGTGCGAGACGTCGAAGCCTGATTTGCTAAGCCAGTCCGCCCATTGCTCCGCCGCAGCGTGGTTGTGCATCGGAATGTCGGTCCAAAGAGGTAGTCGGTATGTAACGTCGATATGAGTAGCGTGTTCGGCTTTCTTAATTTCGCAGCCAAACTTCTGAAGTGTTTCGGCATGGGTCGCCGCATCAACAGCATTGTCGAAATGCATGGTTATCCAGTTGGGCAATTGGATCGCCAGCGTCTCGGCGTCTTGATTTTGGGCAAGGTAGCTGCTTATGAAACTTGTTTGAGCGAGCCCGGCATTGTTGCGAGAAACTTGTCCATTGCCATCACCAGCACGAACACTACCTAGAACGATGGAAAGTAAGCTGCAGCAAGCGATGGTCCACATCGAGAGCGACACCATATGGTTGATGGTTTTCATTTTGACATCCGTGATAGAAGAGAAGATCCTGATTCCGACACACAATTGCGAGCGGCGTGCCAAAAGGTTCTCTCGAGCGTCAAAAATATTGCGATGCGATGATTGAGCGGCAAACGCGTGCAATCAACGCGTAAATCGCGAAGCATCCGTCAGCTTCAGTTTCACGCGAGCCGTTGTGGATGGCATTTACAACGCAAAGTTTACAAGCTTTTGTCAGATCGACTTGGACGACAAGCGACCATCGCGCTGGTCGCGGAGGTTAACTTTGGAAAGTGAACGCGTTTGTATCTCTCTGGAAAGGTCGCCTCTCTCTGCAAAGGTCACCGATTGTTCTGGAAAACCTAGTGGAAAGTCTGTTGCCGATACGCGACAAGTTGTACAATGCAAACATGCACGTCCAGGTGCGGAATTGAAGTCGGCAAAGGTATCGGGATTGATGTCAGCCCGCCGTATCGCCGCACCAAATTCCTGGGGAGATTCAAATGAGCGAGACAGCAACAAGAGAACCAACCAAACAACCAATCATCGGCTATCACACGGACGATGATTCGCATTGGGTTGCCCGGTTGGCGTGTGGTCATCAGCAACATGTTCGGCATGACCCACCATGGATGAATCGCAGTTGGGTTAAGACCGAGAGCGGTCGTCGATCTTTGCTGGGTTACCAGCTTCGATGCCGCAAGTGCGATGAAGGAGCACCGCCTGACTTTGACACCGAGTAAAAATCCGCGTTTGTCCCACGACTTCGCAAGATTTGTGATTAGGTCTGCTGCGTAAGTACCTGCCGCTAGACGATAAACCGCCTGGCTTCGAAAGAAGGTGCACGCATCGCTGAGGCAAACGAGTGATATTGTTTAAAACGCCAGCATTTCGCCGGGCATTTCGCAATCAAACCGTTGGCAATCAGACGGTTGGCACTCAAAACGTTGGCACTCGAGTGGCAACTTGAATTGGCAACACTTGCTCACTCGACGATTGCGCTTTCATTCGCGAACGAGATCAACGCTCGATCCAAGGGTTTTCTTCGTCGTTGATCGGAACACTCTTAGTGATGAAGTCCACGATCGCGGGGATGACCTTCGGTTCGTTGCTCACCAAAGATGGGCCAGTTAAGGACGTATCGATCATGAGTGATTCGAAGCCCGAGACCGTTCCACCGCCAGCACGCTTCTTCGCTCCCTCGATGCGACGGCCAATCCGCTCGGCGTCCTTCGCCTCGGGACTGGTTTGTCCGGCAACTATCATGATCGGCAACTGAAGGATGTTGGGATCGCGCAGTGGCGGTTCGATTGGCAAACCTTTGAGTTGTTTCTCAGGCGATATCAAAACCAACGCTTTCACGTCTTGGCTTTGCTTGATGCTTCCCACGCTCGGAAACGACCAATCGATGCTGGCCCAATGGGATGCCAGAATGCAGCCTTCTCGCACGCCAACGACAACCAACGCGTTTAGGTTCAGGTTCTCTGCATTGTTCTCTTCCTTCAAGAAGCCCTTCGCTTTTTCCAGATCGATACGGATGATGTTTTGAACATCAACCTTGCTCATTCGCGAAACGTCGAACTTCTGCGGTTTGCCGGTTACGTCGATGTATTCCATGCTGCCGCCGTGACCGCGGTAATCAGGTACCAATACAGCACAGCCTGCCGAACGCAGTGCCGCGATCAGCGGCACGTAGGGACTGGACTGACCTTGCCATTCGTGGACGAATAAGACGGTGATGGCGTTCTTTCCTTTTTCCGAGGGGAAGTAGAACGCGCGAAGAGTGACCCCGTCTTTCGTTTTCAACTTCACCGGACGCGGCTTGTATCGGTCATCTTCTTCCGTTTTCGGTTTGCGTTGCGCCAGCGCTGTGTTCGCGACTGCAATAGCAATCAGAAATACGAACAAGCTCGTGAGCGCTCGTCGCACGCGGTTGGCTTGTACGTGGGGACACATGATCGTCGGTTGAAGATCATTCGAGTGGGAAAGATTATCGCTCATCGTTGCCGTCATCGCTCGCATGCACAAATCCGTTCGGTCAATAGGGTGGGTTGGATGGAAAAAAGGCGAACCTGATTTCGCTTTGCTGACGCCATCGTACAGCTTCGCTATCAAGTAAGATTAGACCGGCTACAAAATCCGGTCAAACTTAACTCACTTCGTTCCTGGCGTTCTTCTGCACAAATCATGATCAAAATCGCGAAATCAGGCCAATCCGTTCGCCGAATCGCCGTCTTTACTCTCGCAATGACGTTTTCATGGTTGGCTTGGCCCAATGTGATATTGGGTCAGAACGACCTGCAAGACATCCCGACGCCGGATCCGGTTTCCGAAATGGAAATGATGAATCTGGCCGAGGGAGCGTCAGTCAATCTGTTTGCCGCGGATCCTGACATTCGTAAACCGATCCAAATGAACTTCGATTGCGAAGGTGGCTTGTGGGTGGCCAGCAGCGAGGTTTATCCGCAAATTCAGCCGGGCGAAGTGGCGAATGACAAGATCATTGTGGTCCGAGACACCAACGGCGATGGCCAGGCTGATTCACAAACGGTGTTCGCGGACGGATTGTTAATTCCCACCGGAGTCCTGCCCGACGGCCCGCATGCCGCCTACGTCGTGGACAGCACGCAACTGTTGTACCTGACTGACACCGATCACGACGGCAGGGCTGATCAACGAAAGGTGATTATCAGTGGCTTTGGCACCGAGGATACCCATCACCTTGTGCATACGTTGCGCTATGGTCCCGACGGATGTGTCTATTTCAACCAATCAATTTACATTCACTCGCACATCGACACGCCCGATGGGACACGGCATTTGGACGGGGGTGGCATTTGGCGATTCCGACCTGAAACGAATGAATTGGAAGTCATTTGCAAGGGCTTCATCAATCCGTGGGGGCACCAATTCGATGCTTACGGTGAATCATTTGTAACCGATGGGGCGTACTTCGAGGGCATTAACTATGCGTTCCCAGATTCCGTGTTTGCGACATCCCCCGGTGCAACGCGATGGTTGACTGGGCTGAATCCCGGCAGCCCCAAACATTGCGGTTTGGAAATCCTTTCTGGAACTCACATTCCGCCTGCCTGGTCGGGAACGATGGTGACCAACGATTTTCGATCGCACCGCGTGTGCCGTTTCGACGTTCGACCTTCGGCCAGTGGCTATGTCAGCCGTCAACAACCCGAGGTTATCACCACACCGCACGTTGCTTTCCGTCCCATCGACGCTCGCATGGGACCCGACGGTGCGATCTACATCGCGGACTGGTACAACCCGATCATCCAACACGGTGAAGTGGACTTTCGTGATGAGCGTCGGGACCGCAAGCATGGTCGAATATGGCGAGTTTCGTTTCCGCGACGTGAAGCGGACCCTTGGCCTGAATTTAGTGCTCTGCCAACGGATTCGCTGGTCGCCTTGTTGGAGGATCCAGCTTTGCCGGTTCGCCAGTTTGCGCGACAACAACTTTGGAAACAATTAGAGGTTGATGCTGCCCAGGTGATGAAGTCGGTGCGGAGTTGGGTGAACGAGAAACCGGGAACCCGCCTGATAGAACTGCTGTGGATCAACGAATCCCTCGATGCACCCGAGGATGCCGACCTCGCCTCCTCGATCGATCGTTTCGAATCCGTAGATGCGAGATATCAACGAACCGTTCTTCGCAGTCTCTATCGGAACCGAGAAAAATCGGCCGGCGCCGATCTTCGACAACAAATCGAAAGTTTTGCACTTAGTCAAACTTCTCACGCTAACGCTGCAGTCCGATTGGAGGCGGTCGTCATCGCGGGCCAACTCGACGGAATTGAAGCGTTAAACGCTGTGGTGGCAGCTGCGGGTCAGGACGTTGACGGCAATTTGGACTTCGCCATCTGGCAATCCGCTCGGTCGATCGCGGCAAGACACCCGTCGAACTCTTCGATCTTGGCTGATGCCCAATGGAAAGGACGCGAGCGTGATTTGGCGAAAGCGATCACAGCGATTGGCGACGCGAAAGCCGCGCAGGTTGGTTTGGATGCCCTGAAAGATGCGAACATTGAAACCGATGTGATGAGCGAAATGATTCGTGCCATTGCATCGTCGGCGAATGCGGACCAGCTTGGAAGGCTTGCCAAAACACTGGTGGGTCATCCCGCTGGAAAGGACCAATTCGATTCGTTGATTGCTAGGACCCAGGCAGATGGCACTAAACCCGCTGGAATTGCCGATGTGCTTTCGGCAGCGGTGCCCGACGTGCAGAGCCTGGTTTCGAACCCGCATTGGGCTAGCAAGGTCGCGAAGATGATCGAGGTCTGGAAGGTTGTTGAGTTGGAGTCGGTGATCACGCCAGCGATCAACGAAGCCGGACCGGATCTGCAGTCACAATTGATCGCGGCTTTGGGAAGTCTCGATTCCCAGTCCGCTCGCACGACCATCCAGGAACTAGCGAAGTCCGATCAACCTGAGATCCAGTTTGCCGCCGTCAAAGCGATGTTGGGCCAACGCCCGCGGATGTCGATACCGGCAGTCCTAACCATGTTGCAGAGCGACGAGACGTTGAACCAAGGTTTGGCACTGTTTGATGATCTCATCAATCGAAAAGGACTCCCGACTCCGGTCGCCGCTGAAATTCAGAAGCGAACGTACTCGGCTAATCAAGCCCGTGCAATGTTGGCGAAGGTGCAAGCGAAGGGCGGCGACGCAGGATTGGAATCTGCCATTCGGAATGTCGGAAACCTCGAGGA containing:
- a CDS encoding nitrilase family protein, producing the protein MKSLRVASVQFNHQPGDKNANLSTMRGYIEAAAGEGAEVVCFPECCVSGYWHLRHLSAVELAELAEPIPNGPTSKQLLNWSQEFNICIGAGLVEIDDAGNLYNSYVVTTPEGQTHCHRKLHCFISEHMQSGDAYTIFELPGGWRTAILICYDNNIPENARMCALAGAELILAPHQTGGCNSGSPFAMSPIDREVWDARESQPDKIHAEITGDKGRGWLMRWLPARAHDNGVFYVFSNGVGPDDDEVRTGNAMILDPYGRIIVETSKAGDDMVIADLDGSLRDRSTGVRWMRSRRPELYQAIATRRGDEQPTRAVRFDHS
- a CDS encoding DUF3565 domain-containing protein codes for the protein MSETATREPTKQPIIGYHTDDDSHWVARLACGHQQHVRHDPPWMNRSWVKTESGRRSLLGYQLRCRKCDEGAPPDFDTE
- a CDS encoding alpha/beta hydrolase gives rise to the protein MRRALTSLFVFLIAIAVANTALAQRKPKTEEDDRYKPRPVKLKTKDGVTLRAFYFPSEKGKNAITVLFVHEWQGQSSPYVPLIAALRSAGCAVLVPDYRGHGGSMEYIDVTGKPQKFDVSRMSKVDVQNIIRIDLEKAKGFLKEENNAENLNLNALVVVGVREGCILASHWASIDWSFPSVGSIKQSQDVKALVLISPEKQLKGLPIEPPLRDPNILQLPIMIVAGQTSPEAKDAERIGRRIEGAKKRAGGGTVSGFESLMIDTSLTGPSLVSNEPKVIPAIVDFITKSVPINDEENPWIER
- a CDS encoding PVC-type heme-binding CxxCH protein, giving the protein MIKIAKSGQSVRRIAVFTLAMTFSWLAWPNVILGQNDLQDIPTPDPVSEMEMMNLAEGASVNLFAADPDIRKPIQMNFDCEGGLWVASSEVYPQIQPGEVANDKIIVVRDTNGDGQADSQTVFADGLLIPTGVLPDGPHAAYVVDSTQLLYLTDTDHDGRADQRKVIISGFGTEDTHHLVHTLRYGPDGCVYFNQSIYIHSHIDTPDGTRHLDGGGIWRFRPETNELEVICKGFINPWGHQFDAYGESFVTDGAYFEGINYAFPDSVFATSPGATRWLTGLNPGSPKHCGLEILSGTHIPPAWSGTMVTNDFRSHRVCRFDVRPSASGYVSRQQPEVITTPHVAFRPIDARMGPDGAIYIADWYNPIIQHGEVDFRDERRDRKHGRIWRVSFPRREADPWPEFSALPTDSLVALLEDPALPVRQFARQQLWKQLEVDAAQVMKSVRSWVNEKPGTRLIELLWINESLDAPEDADLASSIDRFESVDARYQRTVLRSLYRNREKSAGADLRQQIESFALSQTSHANAAVRLEAVVIAGQLDGIEALNAVVAAAGQDVDGNLDFAIWQSARSIAARHPSNSSILADAQWKGRERDLAKAITAIGDAKAAQVGLDALKDANIETDVMSEMIRAIASSANADQLGRLAKTLVGHPAGKDQFDSLIARTQADGTKPAGIADVLSAAVPDVQSLVSNPHWASKVAKMIEVWKVVELESVITPAINEAGPDLQSQLIAALGSLDSQSARTTIQELAKSDQPEIQFAAVKAMLGQRPRMSIPAVLTMLQSDETLNQGLALFDDLINRKGLPTPVAAEIQKRTYSANQARAMLAKVQAKGGDAGLESAIRNVGNLEDAAWKLSPELSQKLVGEVKSSGNPHRGEQIYRRSGLQCITCHAIGSAGGLVGPNLISIGGSAQVDYIIESLLDPSAKLKEGYTTLSVLTDEGQLHTGIAIGETPEAILLRLADGKEISIPLDSIEDEKPGKSLMPLGLVDTLTQSELVDLTAFLSALGREPEFTVSTKPLVQSWETLVYTNEANRVFNRTSTDSVASDDPIMQWRPITSLVDGTLPISELDRFQQHRTTPPTSFVRFNLVMPEAGTMKVALPSTMLESGLDAWLDGKPTPVSGLVSKKLDAGTHTIIFGIYRDQITSPFAVEVNGDATLP